The Mesobacillus jeotgali genome window below encodes:
- a CDS encoding alpha/beta fold hydrolase: protein MQQAVSLLHNNKVMRGMEHIPSLDQKKAPAVILLHGFTGSKLEPHRFFLKISRALEDLVIASFRFDFLGSGESDGNFEDMTVLNELAEAETILQYVRSHPNIDEEKVIVLGFSMGGLVASLLAGDHPDKIEKLILLAPAGNMAEKAEVMEKNSAYIKEEDAFDIGGNLIGKDFIAELKSIDVWERAKFFKRDVLIIHGSRDEAVSIEESKTYQEKCYQGKAALHIVTGADHTFSSYQWEKEVIENICNFIK from the coding sequence ATGCAACAAGCTGTTTCGCTTTTACATAACAACAAGGTGATGAGAGGGATGGAACATATCCCTTCATTAGACCAGAAGAAGGCTCCTGCTGTTATTCTTCTGCATGGCTTTACCGGTAGCAAGCTAGAGCCTCATCGTTTCTTTTTGAAGATTTCCAGGGCACTCGAAGATCTAGTAATTGCCAGCTTCCGCTTCGATTTTTTAGGGAGCGGAGAAAGTGATGGGAATTTTGAAGATATGACTGTTTTAAATGAGTTAGCAGAAGCAGAAACGATCCTACAGTATGTTCGTTCGCATCCCAATATTGATGAGGAAAAAGTGATTGTTCTTGGATTCAGCATGGGAGGATTAGTTGCCAGTCTCCTCGCTGGAGATCATCCAGATAAAATCGAGAAACTCATTTTACTCGCTCCTGCTGGCAATATGGCAGAGAAAGCAGAAGTCATGGAGAAAAATTCGGCCTATATAAAAGAGGAGGACGCCTTCGACATTGGCGGGAATTTAATAGGAAAAGATTTTATTGCTGAATTAAAATCCATTGATGTATGGGAAAGGGCGAAATTTTTTAAACGTGATGTTTTGATCATTCATGGGTCAAGGGATGAAGCAGTATCGATTGAGGAATCCAAGACTTATCAGGAGAAATGCTACCAGGGGAAGGCAGCGCTACATATCGTGACAGGAGCAGACCATACCTTTAGTTCGTATCAATGGGAAAAAGAAGTCATCGAGAACATTTGTAACTTTATAAAATAG
- a CDS encoding oxidoreductase codes for MLKENLSGQTVIITGANSGIGFEAARKLSEKGAHVILAVRNGEKGRAAVNSILQGNSEASVELMKLDLADLSSVRNFSSAFIEKYDHLHILINNAGVMIPPYGKTKDGFELQFGSNHLGHFALTGLLLPLLKKTPGSRVVTLSSIAHRGASIDFDNLDGSKGYKAMKFYGQSKLANLLFARELDNRLKLHGIQTISVACHPGISNTNLFNLGKGETPKYMKGLMKLFSQPAAMGALPTIYAAADDSLTGGEYIGPDGRGNRKGFPAIEIPAPGVFNEVTMNRLWSVSEELTGVQFDF; via the coding sequence ATGTTAAAGGAGAATTTATCAGGACAAACGGTTATTATTACCGGTGCAAATAGCGGTATCGGCTTTGAAGCTGCCAGAAAGCTTTCTGAAAAAGGAGCACACGTCATCCTCGCTGTGAGAAATGGGGAAAAGGGAAGGGCTGCTGTAAATTCCATTCTGCAAGGAAATAGTGAAGCAAGCGTCGAATTGATGAAATTGGATCTTGCTGACCTTTCGAGTGTCCGCAATTTTTCATCTGCATTTATCGAAAAATATGATCACCTACATATATTGATCAATAACGCCGGGGTGATGATTCCTCCATACGGCAAGACAAAGGATGGGTTCGAGCTTCAGTTCGGCAGCAATCACCTCGGACATTTTGCGCTAACAGGGCTTTTACTGCCGCTTCTGAAAAAGACACCAGGATCCAGGGTTGTCACTTTAAGCAGCATCGCTCACCGTGGAGCTTCGATTGACTTTGACAATCTGGACGGCTCTAAAGGTTACAAAGCGATGAAGTTTTACGGGCAAAGCAAGCTGGCAAACCTGTTATTCGCAAGGGAGCTGGATAACCGCTTAAAACTGCATGGCATCCAAACAATCAGTGTTGCCTGTCACCCGGGAATATCAAATACAAATCTATTCAATTTAGGAAAAGGAGAAACGCCTAAATATATGAAAGGACTGATGAAACTGTTTTCCCAGCCTGCAGCAATGGGTGCCCTACCGACGATTTACGCTGCAGCGGATGACAGCTTGACGGGCGGTGAATACATCGGACCAGACGGCAGGGGGAACAGAAAGGGTTTTCCGGCAATTGAAATCCCTGCACCTGGAGTTTTCAATGAAGTGACAATGAACAGGCTATGGTCAGTATCAGAAGAGTTGACCGGGGTGCAATTTGATTTTTAG
- the adhE gene encoding bifunctional acetaldehyde-CoA/alcohol dehydrogenase, which produces MNMGTIEKVVKEQSSVSKMVDSLLEKGLNALAKMRELDQDAVNKIVKEMALAGLDQHMPLAKMAVEETKRGVYEDKIIKNMFATEYVYHNIKYDKTAGIIDENEHEGMITIAEPVGVIAGVTPVTNPTSTTMFKALISIKTRNPIIFAFHPSAQKCSSEAARILRDAAIRAGAPEDCIQWIEKPSLEATQSLMNHPKISLILATGGAGMVKSAYSSGKPALGVGPGNVPCYIERTANVKRAVNDLILSKTFDNGMICASEQAVIIDKEIYHDVKAEMIANSCYFLNEEERSKVEKLVINEHSCAVNADIVGMPAHKIAEMAGVKVPEETKILIAELKGVGAQYPLSREKLSPVLACYKVNGTEEGLKRAEEMLEFGGLGHSAVIHSTSDEVIRAFGLRMKAGRVIVNAPSSQGAIGDIYNAYMPSLTLGCGTYGGNSVSTNVGAINLINVKKVARRNVNMQWFKVPSKIYFEKNSTQYLAKMPKISKAFIVTDPGMVKLGYVDRVLYHLRKRPDYVHCEIFSDVEPDPSIETVMKGAEMMSSFQPDVIIALGGGSAMDAAKGMWLFYEYPDADFHGLKQKFLDIRKRIVKYPQLGRKAQFVAIPTTSGTGSEVTSFSVITDKKANIKYPLADYELTPDVAIVDPQYVMTVPKHITADTGMDVLTHAIEAYVSCMANDYTDGLAIKAIQLIFEYLPRAYRNGEDEVAREKVHNASTIAGMAFANAFLGINHSLAHKLGAEFHIAHGRSNTILMPHVIRYNATKPKKFTAFPKYESFVADQRYAEIARILGLPCRTTEEGVESLVQAIIKLAREMDIPMSIEANGVDKAEFEAKVDLLADRAFEDQCTTANPKLPLVSELAEIYRLAYKGV; this is translated from the coding sequence CTGAACATGGGGACAATCGAAAAAGTGGTAAAAGAGCAATCATCCGTTTCAAAAATGGTCGATAGTCTTTTAGAAAAAGGTTTAAATGCATTAGCGAAAATGCGGGAGCTTGACCAAGACGCAGTGAATAAAATTGTAAAAGAAATGGCACTGGCCGGACTTGATCAGCATATGCCACTTGCTAAAATGGCGGTTGAAGAAACAAAACGTGGTGTTTATGAGGATAAGATCATCAAGAATATGTTTGCAACTGAGTATGTGTATCACAATATCAAATACGATAAAACGGCGGGCATCATTGACGAAAATGAGCATGAAGGAATGATAACGATTGCTGAGCCTGTCGGAGTGATCGCCGGGGTGACGCCGGTAACGAACCCTACCTCTACCACCATGTTCAAAGCGTTAATCTCAATTAAGACAAGAAACCCAATCATATTTGCTTTCCATCCGTCCGCGCAAAAATGCAGCAGTGAGGCAGCGAGAATTCTCCGCGATGCAGCCATAAGAGCTGGTGCACCCGAAGATTGCATCCAGTGGATTGAGAAGCCTTCACTGGAAGCGACACAATCACTGATGAACCATCCGAAGATTTCTCTGATCTTGGCTACTGGCGGTGCGGGGATGGTGAAATCCGCGTACAGTTCAGGAAAGCCAGCATTAGGTGTTGGACCAGGGAATGTGCCTTGCTATATCGAGCGGACTGCTAATGTGAAACGCGCAGTCAATGACCTGATTTTATCAAAAACTTTCGATAACGGAATGATCTGTGCTTCCGAACAGGCGGTCATCATTGATAAAGAGATCTATCATGATGTAAAAGCAGAAATGATCGCCAATAGCTGCTACTTTTTAAATGAAGAAGAAAGGTCGAAGGTTGAGAAACTTGTCATCAATGAACACTCATGTGCAGTGAATGCAGATATTGTAGGGATGCCGGCCCATAAGATTGCTGAAATGGCAGGTGTGAAAGTGCCTGAAGAAACGAAAATCCTTATTGCAGAGCTGAAGGGTGTCGGTGCGCAATATCCGCTTTCCCGTGAAAAGTTAAGCCCTGTGTTGGCCTGCTATAAAGTGAATGGAACCGAAGAAGGTCTTAAGCGGGCAGAAGAGATGCTTGAATTCGGCGGGCTTGGCCACTCTGCAGTCATTCATTCCACTAGTGATGAAGTTATAAGAGCATTCGGATTAAGAATGAAGGCAGGACGTGTCATCGTAAATGCTCCATCTTCCCAGGGGGCGATTGGTGACATCTATAATGCCTACATGCCATCCTTGACACTTGGCTGTGGAACGTACGGCGGGAACTCGGTTTCTACGAACGTCGGTGCCATCAACCTGATCAATGTGAAAAAAGTTGCGAGAAGGAACGTGAATATGCAGTGGTTCAAGGTCCCATCAAAAATCTACTTTGAAAAGAACTCAACCCAGTATCTTGCGAAAATGCCAAAAATCTCGAAAGCTTTCATTGTCACGGATCCTGGTATGGTGAAGCTTGGATATGTTGATAGAGTCCTTTATCACTTAAGAAAGCGCCCTGATTATGTACACTGTGAAATCTTCTCTGATGTAGAACCAGATCCATCTATTGAAACGGTCATGAAAGGTGCGGAAATGATGTCGAGCTTCCAGCCAGATGTCATCATTGCATTGGGCGGTGGATCAGCGATGGACGCAGCGAAAGGAATGTGGCTGTTCTATGAATATCCTGACGCAGATTTCCATGGGTTGAAGCAGAAATTCCTTGATATTCGCAAACGGATCGTCAAATACCCGCAGCTTGGCCGCAAAGCACAATTTGTTGCGATCCCAACAACATCTGGTACCGGATCAGAAGTGACATCTTTCTCGGTTATTACCGATAAAAAGGCCAATATCAAATATCCGCTCGCAGACTATGAATTGACTCCTGATGTCGCGATTGTCGATCCGCAGTATGTCATGACTGTGCCAAAACATATTACTGCCGATACAGGAATGGATGTACTGACACATGCCATTGAAGCGTATGTAAGCTGCATGGCAAACGACTATACAGACGGCCTTGCGATTAAAGCCATCCAGCTAATCTTTGAGTATTTGCCAAGAGCGTATCGAAATGGGGAGGATGAAGTGGCGCGGGAGAAGGTCCACAACGCCTCAACAATTGCAGGTATGGCGTTTGCCAATGCATTCCTGGGAATCAACCATAGTTTGGCGCATAAGCTCGGAGCAGAATTCCATATCGCTCACGGCCGCTCGAATACCATCTTGATGCCGCATGTCATCCGTTATAACGCAACAAAACCGAAGAAATTCACGGCATTCCCGAAGTATGAAAGCTTCGTCGCCGACCAGCGTTACGCGGAAATCGCCCGGATCCTAGGCCTTCCATGCCGAACCACTGAAGAAGGTGTAGAAAGCCTTGTCCAGGCAATCATCAAATTAGCAAGGGAAATGGATATTCCAATGAGCATCGAGGCAAATGGTGTAGACAAAGCTGAATTTGAAGCAAAGGTAGACCTGCTTGCAGACCGAGCCTTTGAAGACCAGTGTACAACAGCAAACCCTAAGCTTCCATTAGTTTCAGAACTGGCTGAAATCTATCGACTGGCCTATAAGGGAGTTTAA
- a CDS encoding M28 family peptidase yields the protein MKKKPYLSIALATGLALSSLGAPAAFAKPAETPNQVQPFNVFDNKVLNQINVENIYNNIEYLSRTPRVAGTEAEHNAIQYVKEQFESYGYETELQEFTFYGYTAPNTVELTVDGYTGEINPKSFTYGMDGSVAGEVVYAGLGQAADFEDVNVTGKIALIQRGSISFADKVLNAAANGVAGVIIFNNAPGDLNGTFGAPNDAYVPAVAISQETGQALLDKLTNGEAVTASINIEGAEAGMRTSYNVIATKAPTNKNKAKDGILAMGAHHDSVPGAPGANDDASGTAMTLELARVMKDLPTNMEMRFITFGAEELGLIGSRYYVSQLSEAEKDRFVGYFNMDMVGSRDAGDLVINTPDGTNNIVSQTAQASSERLNGEPTPIQPGGSSDHVSFYEGGIASASFIHRPLEPWYHTPEDTIDKISKEKLQDVAEIVGTAVYDLVRPENQGPKANRGEEQKVPHLYYEEQIK from the coding sequence ATGAAAAAGAAGCCCTATCTTTCCATCGCATTAGCCACAGGTTTAGCACTAAGTTCTCTAGGAGCACCAGCCGCTTTTGCTAAGCCGGCAGAAACTCCGAACCAGGTACAGCCATTCAACGTTTTTGACAATAAGGTCCTGAATCAGATCAATGTTGAAAATATCTACAATAACATTGAATACCTTTCAAGAACACCTCGTGTTGCCGGTACAGAAGCCGAGCATAATGCGATTCAGTATGTCAAAGAGCAATTCGAGTCATACGGTTACGAAACAGAGCTTCAGGAATTTACTTTTTACGGATATACTGCACCAAACACAGTTGAATTGACGGTAGATGGTTATACAGGTGAAATCAATCCGAAATCCTTTACATATGGGATGGATGGTTCTGTTGCAGGTGAAGTGGTTTATGCAGGATTAGGACAAGCAGCAGATTTTGAAGACGTAAATGTAACTGGTAAAATCGCATTAATTCAGCGTGGTTCGATTTCATTTGCTGATAAAGTCCTGAATGCAGCAGCAAACGGTGTAGCGGGAGTCATCATTTTTAACAATGCACCAGGAGATCTTAACGGAACATTTGGTGCTCCAAATGACGCCTATGTACCGGCTGTGGCAATAAGCCAGGAAACTGGACAAGCATTATTGGACAAGCTAACCAACGGTGAAGCTGTAACAGCTTCAATTAACATCGAGGGTGCAGAGGCCGGAATGAGAACATCCTATAATGTCATTGCCACGAAAGCACCAACGAATAAAAATAAGGCAAAAGACGGTATTCTCGCAATGGGAGCCCATCATGATTCAGTTCCTGGAGCACCAGGAGCAAATGACGATGCATCTGGAACAGCAATGACGCTTGAACTCGCGCGTGTCATGAAGGATTTGCCGACGAATATGGAAATGCGCTTTATCACTTTTGGCGCTGAAGAGCTGGGCTTGATTGGATCTCGCTATTATGTTAGCCAGCTTTCGGAGGCTGAAAAAGACCGCTTTGTTGGATACTTCAACATGGATATGGTTGGTAGCCGGGATGCAGGGGATCTGGTCATCAATACACCGGACGGAACCAACAACATTGTTTCGCAAACCGCTCAGGCTTCCAGTGAACGTTTGAATGGAGAACCAACTCCGATCCAGCCAGGGGGAAGCAGTGATCACGTATCGTTCTATGAAGGCGGTATTGCTTCGGCTTCGTTTATCCATAGACCTCTTGAGCCGTGGTATCATACACCAGAAGACACGATCGATAAAATCAGCAAAGAAAAACTACAGGATGTAGCAGAAATTGTAGGTACCGCTGTCTATGATCTTGTCCGTCCAGAAAACCAGGGACCAAAAGCAAATAGAGGGGAAGAACAAAAGGTTCCGCACCTATATTATGAGGAACAAATTAAATAA